In a genomic window of Roseiflexus castenholzii DSM 13941:
- a CDS encoding Glu/Leu/Phe/Val family dehydrogenase, giving the protein MTMEQESALASAQRQFDIAADILQLEPGLRRILRVPQRELTVTFPVKMDDGRIETFVGYRVHHNITRGPAKGGIRYHPNVTIDDVRAFSMLMTWKCATVNIPYGGAKGAVVVDPRQLSMGELERLTRRYTSEISILISPDRDIPAPDIGTNPQVMAWIMDTYSMHSGHTVPAVVTGKPIEIGGSYGRREATARGLSYVLREAAEALSFPIAGARIVIQGFGNVGATCARLLEEMGATIIAVSDSKGGIYRRNGLPLAAVVAHKQRTGTVTDFPEADRVTNAELLELPCDILVPAAVQMQITARNADRIRARIVGEAANAPTTPEADAILYDRGIFVIPDILAGAGGVTVSYFEWVQGLQEFFWTEREVNAQLERVMVGAFNQVLRTAHERRVHMRTAAYLLAVNRVADATRIRGIYP; this is encoded by the coding sequence ATGACTATGGAGCAGGAAAGCGCGCTCGCCAGCGCGCAGCGCCAGTTCGATATTGCAGCCGACATCCTGCAACTCGAACCCGGTCTCCGCCGCATCCTGCGCGTTCCGCAACGTGAACTGACGGTGACGTTCCCGGTTAAAATGGACGATGGTCGGATCGAGACGTTTGTTGGGTATCGCGTCCATCACAACATCACGCGGGGTCCGGCGAAGGGGGGTATTCGCTACCATCCCAATGTCACTATCGATGATGTGCGCGCTTTTAGCATGTTGATGACCTGGAAGTGCGCAACGGTCAATATTCCCTACGGCGGTGCGAAAGGCGCGGTTGTGGTCGATCCGCGCCAATTATCGATGGGTGAACTCGAACGGCTGACCCGCCGTTATACTTCGGAAATCAGCATCCTGATCAGTCCGGATCGCGATATTCCTGCGCCCGACATCGGCACGAACCCGCAGGTGATGGCCTGGATCATGGATACCTACTCGATGCATAGCGGACATACGGTTCCGGCGGTCGTGACCGGTAAGCCGATCGAGATCGGCGGGTCGTATGGGCGGCGTGAAGCGACGGCGCGCGGGTTGTCGTATGTGTTGCGCGAGGCGGCTGAAGCGTTGAGCTTCCCGATTGCCGGCGCGCGGATCGTGATTCAGGGATTCGGCAACGTCGGCGCTACCTGCGCGCGCCTGCTTGAAGAAATGGGGGCAACGATCATTGCGGTGTCGGATAGCAAAGGGGGCATCTACCGGCGTAACGGTCTGCCGCTTGCAGCAGTCGTCGCCCACAAGCAGCGCACCGGCACGGTCACCGATTTTCCTGAAGCAGATCGGGTGACGAATGCTGAATTGCTCGAACTGCCGTGCGATATTCTGGTGCCGGCTGCGGTGCAAATGCAGATTACCGCGCGCAATGCCGATCGCATCCGCGCCAGGATTGTCGGCGAGGCGGCGAATGCGCCGACTACGCCGGAAGCCGATGCCATTCTGTACGATCGCGGTATCTTTGTTATTCCCGATATTCTGGCCGGCGCCGGCGGTGTGACGGTCAGTTATTTCGAGTGGGTGCAGGGGTTGCAGGAGTTCTTTTGGACCGAACGCGAAGTTAATGCGCAACTCGAGCGTGTGATGGTTGGGGCGTTCAATCAGGTGCTGCGTACTGCGCACGAACGTCGTGTCCATATGCGTACTGCTGCCTATCTGCTTGCCGTCAATCGGGTGGCAGATGCAACGCGCATTCGTGGTATCTATCCGTGA
- a CDS encoding YraN family protein, with translation MTGRRTRLGDWGETMAARFLARRGYEVLARKWRCAAGEIDIVARHDGDLVFVEVRTRRGRDPGMAAESITNAKRARLMALADAFLAAHDLPSNTPWRIDVVAISVGLRAQEVSIEHIPYAVEEA, from the coding sequence ATGACCGGGCGGCGCACGCGCCTCGGTGATTGGGGCGAGACCATGGCGGCGCGCTTTCTGGCGCGTCGCGGGTATGAGGTGCTGGCGCGAAAGTGGCGCTGCGCCGCCGGCGAGATCGATATTGTTGCGCGTCACGACGGCGACCTGGTCTTCGTCGAAGTGCGCACCCGGCGCGGCCGCGATCCCGGTATGGCTGCCGAGTCGATCACTAATGCCAAACGCGCGCGCCTGATGGCGCTCGCCGATGCGTTCCTCGCGGCGCACGATCTTCCTTCCAACACGCCATGGCGGATCGATGTGGTGGCGATTTCTGTTGGATTGCGCGCGCAGGAGGTGTCAATTGAGCACATTCCGTATGCCGTCGAGGAAGCGTGA
- a CDS encoding acyltransferase has product MTFIHPTAEVSPQAHIGDGTRVWHGAQIRERARIGSGCIIGKNVYIDFDVVIGDHVKIQNNASLYHGLTIEDGVFIGPHAIFTNDRIPRAINPDGSLKGASDWVVGRTLIRRGASIGAGVIIVTGVTVGEWALCGAGAVVTCDVPAHAIVVGNPARVIGYISAGGARCATQEEAIARTVQEQQTTS; this is encoded by the coding sequence ATGACCTTCATCCATCCAACCGCAGAGGTGTCGCCACAGGCGCACATTGGCGACGGGACGCGCGTCTGGCATGGCGCGCAGATCCGCGAGCGCGCCAGGATCGGCAGTGGGTGTATCATCGGAAAGAATGTCTATATCGACTTCGATGTCGTCATTGGCGATCACGTCAAGATTCAGAACAATGCGTCGCTCTACCATGGGTTGACCATCGAGGACGGCGTTTTTATTGGACCGCACGCCATTTTTACCAACGATCGCATTCCGCGCGCTATCAACCCCGACGGGTCGCTCAAAGGCGCTTCCGATTGGGTCGTGGGGCGCACTCTGATCCGGCGGGGCGCGTCGATTGGCGCCGGTGTCATTATCGTGACAGGCGTAACCGTCGGTGAGTGGGCATTGTGTGGCGCGGGAGCGGTCGTCACCTGCGATGTGCCGGCGCACGCGATTGTTGTCGGCAATCCGGCGCGGGTTATCGGGTATATCAGCGCAGGTGGCGCGCGTTGCGCAACACAGGAGGAAGCTATCGCGCGCACGGTACAGGAACAACAAACCACTTCGTAG
- a CDS encoding CBS domain-containing protein, translating to MEHKRVSDVMHYGVISCRVETPVEEALALMQEHRIHALVIVDGPGYLAGIVSQTDLLRAWKEGSSFEAVMRGPVGDIMTRSVVTCMPEMELDRAIQLLNRNHIHRLVVVEERNDGRFWPIGVLSMTDIVRALEGEGLGMGRSS from the coding sequence GTGGAACACAAACGTGTCAGTGATGTCATGCACTATGGCGTTATTTCGTGCCGGGTCGAAACGCCGGTCGAGGAGGCGCTGGCGCTTATGCAAGAGCACCGCATCCACGCACTCGTGATCGTTGATGGACCTGGCTACCTTGCCGGGATTGTGTCGCAGACCGACCTGCTGCGGGCTTGGAAGGAAGGGTCGTCGTTTGAAGCGGTGATGCGCGGACCGGTCGGCGACATTATGACCCGCAGTGTTGTCACCTGTATGCCCGAAATGGAACTCGACCGCGCTATTCAGTTGCTCAATCGCAATCATATCCATCGCCTCGTCGTTGTCGAAGAGCGCAACGATGGGCGCTTCTGGCCCATAGGCGTGCTGTCGATGACCGACATTGTGCGCGCACTAGAGGGCGAAGGGCTTGGTATGGGACGTTCATCGTAG
- a CDS encoding site-specific DNA-methyltransferase → MFPEQSVDLIFADPPYNLQLRHALLRPDQTVVDGVDDAWDRFEDVQEYDAFTRAWLGACRRVLKDDGTIWVIGTYHNIFRVGAIMMDLGYWILNDVIWHKTNPMPNFRGVRFQNATETLIWAKKSADQKKYTFNYHAMKHLNEEKQMQNVWHLPLCTGAERVKINGKKAHSTQKPEALLYRVILSSSNPGDLVLDPFFGSGTTGVVARRLKRHYIGIELDPAYVEIARTRIEKTPVSVCDDAMLATRSKRDMPRVGFGQLVEAQYLRVGQNLYSSDRNVVAIVRADSQLQWGNITSSIHRIAALAQHKPAFNGWEYWHYEDQAGRLVSIDSLREQYRFDQGVAD, encoded by the coding sequence ATGTTCCCCGAGCAGTCGGTAGACCTGATTTTCGCCGATCCCCCCTACAATCTTCAGTTGCGTCACGCATTGCTCCGTCCCGATCAAACGGTCGTGGACGGGGTTGATGATGCCTGGGATCGGTTTGAAGATGTTCAGGAGTATGATGCATTCACCAGAGCCTGGCTTGGCGCTTGTCGCAGGGTGCTCAAGGACGATGGCACGATCTGGGTGATCGGCACGTACCATAATATCTTTCGTGTCGGCGCGATCATGATGGATCTGGGGTACTGGATATTGAACGATGTTATCTGGCACAAAACAAATCCGATGCCCAATTTCCGCGGCGTTCGCTTCCAGAACGCAACCGAAACATTGATATGGGCGAAGAAGTCTGCCGATCAGAAGAAATATACGTTCAATTACCACGCAATGAAGCATCTGAATGAAGAGAAGCAGATGCAGAATGTCTGGCATCTTCCGCTCTGCACCGGCGCGGAACGGGTGAAGATCAATGGCAAGAAGGCGCACTCGACGCAAAAACCGGAAGCGCTGTTGTACCGGGTGATACTGTCATCGAGCAATCCTGGCGATCTGGTCCTTGATCCATTTTTCGGTTCGGGCACAACTGGAGTAGTCGCGCGCAGACTGAAGCGACATTATATTGGCATCGAGTTGGATCCGGCGTATGTCGAAATCGCCAGAACACGGATCGAGAAGACACCAGTATCCGTATGCGATGATGCGATGCTCGCAACGCGATCGAAACGGGACATGCCGCGTGTCGGTTTTGGTCAACTTGTGGAGGCGCAGTATCTTCGCGTCGGTCAGAATCTCTACTCAAGCGATCGAAACGTTGTGGCAATCGTCCGCGCGGACTCACAACTGCAATGGGGCAATATCACCAGCTCCATCCACAGAATAGCCGCGCTTGCTCAGCATAAGCCCGCCTTCAATGGCTGGGAGTACTGGCACTATGAGGATCAGGCGGGTCGTCTTGTCAGCATCGATTCTCTTCGTGAACAATATCGGTTCGACCAGGGCGTAGCGGATTGA
- a CDS encoding dihydrolipoamide acetyltransferase family protein, translated as MPDITMPKMGFDMQEGTIVRWLKKPGDEVRRGEPIAEIETDKVTIEIEAFESGTLTEIVVPEGQSAPVNAVIARLDGGNGAQPPAPAPIAEAPAPASVAEAPAPATPEPVVAAPAVEVGEVRASPLARRLAREHGVDLRQVRGSGPAGRIVKEDIEAYLTARGAAPAPAPTPMPKAPAPVPTPVPTAPAPAPAPAMAAPTPAVQPAPTPAAPVAPPTPALVGAPLAAVVPLSNMRKTIARRMLQSWQQFPHIFVSIEVDMGAALALRAQANAGRAKEEQFSVNDMVVKACAGALLAFPNLNASYSDEGIIRHPMVNIAIAVALESGLMAPVVTNCQDRSLGSIARETKRVVVLAREGKITPDLLQGGTFTVSNLGMYGITEFTSIITPPQAASLAVGTIRRVPAFKDDSDEVVAKHLMMLTLSADHRVTDGAEAAQFLNEVKRLLEQPLALLVG; from the coding sequence ATGCCCGACATTACCATGCCCAAGATGGGCTTCGACATGCAGGAGGGCACGATCGTTCGCTGGCTGAAGAAGCCAGGTGACGAGGTTCGCCGCGGTGAGCCAATTGCCGAAATCGAGACGGATAAGGTGACTATTGAGATCGAGGCGTTTGAGTCCGGCACTCTCACCGAGATTGTCGTGCCGGAAGGACAGTCGGCGCCGGTCAATGCGGTCATTGCTCGACTTGACGGCGGCAACGGAGCGCAACCGCCCGCCCCCGCACCGATCGCCGAAGCGCCTGCACCCGCGTCCGTCGCTGAAGCGCCTGCACCTGCCACACCCGAGCCGGTTGTCGCGGCGCCCGCCGTGGAAGTGGGAGAGGTCCGCGCATCACCGCTGGCGCGTCGTCTGGCGCGCGAACATGGGGTCGATCTGCGCCAGGTGCGCGGTAGTGGCCCGGCAGGGCGCATCGTGAAGGAAGACATCGAAGCGTACCTGACTGCGCGCGGCGCGGCGCCGGCGCCTGCTCCGACACCCATGCCAAAGGCGCCGGCGCCGGTCCCCACACCTGTACCAACGGCGCCCGCCCCTGCACCTGCGCCGGCAATGGCTGCGCCGACGCCAGCAGTGCAGCCCGCGCCGACGCCAGCAGCGCCCGTTGCGCCGCCAACGCCTGCACTGGTCGGCGCGCCGCTGGCCGCCGTCGTACCGCTGAGCAATATGCGCAAGACCATTGCGCGCCGCATGCTGCAAAGCTGGCAGCAGTTTCCGCACATCTTTGTGTCTATCGAAGTCGATATGGGTGCAGCGCTTGCATTGCGCGCGCAGGCGAACGCCGGACGGGCAAAAGAGGAACAGTTCTCGGTCAACGATATGGTGGTCAAAGCGTGCGCTGGCGCGCTGCTCGCCTTTCCCAATCTCAACGCCTCCTATAGCGACGAAGGGATCATCCGGCATCCGATGGTCAATATCGCCATTGCGGTCGCATTGGAGAGCGGGCTGATGGCGCCGGTTGTGACCAATTGCCAGGACCGCTCACTCGGTTCGATTGCGCGCGAGACCAAACGGGTCGTTGTGCTGGCGCGCGAGGGGAAGATCACCCCCGATCTGCTTCAGGGAGGCACGTTTACGGTCAGTAATCTGGGGATGTACGGCATCACTGAATTCACATCGATCATCACGCCGCCGCAAGCCGCCAGCCTGGCGGTCGGCACAATCCGGCGCGTCCCGGCGTTCAAAGACGACAGCGACGAGGTGGTGGCAAAACATCTGATGATGCTGACCCTCTCGGCGGACCACCGCGTCACCGACGGCGCTGAGGCGGCTCAGTTTCTCAACGAGGTGAAACGCCTGTTGGAGCAACCACTGGCACTGCTGGTAGGGTGA
- a CDS encoding alpha-ketoacid dehydrogenase subunit beta, whose protein sequence is MPVITVREALRQALQDAMQDERVFIIGEDIGHYGSTYGVTAGFLEKYGPERIRDAPIAESGIVGIAIGAAMVGMRPIAEIMSVNFSLLAFDMLFNHAAKIYAMFGGQMTVPMVLRTTNGWTQLSATHSQSFDVYFAHMPGLKVVAPATPYDMKGMLKAAIEDPDPVVFIEHTLMYTVKGDVPEESYTVPLGKARLAREGRDITVVTYSRMVHLSQQAAEILARDGIEVEIVDLRTLRPLDMSVALDSFKKTNRAVVVTEDWQSFGTSAEIAARLYEYGFDYLDAPIARVNFREVPMPYSKNLELQTVVTVDRIVEAIRKTLS, encoded by the coding sequence ATGCCGGTCATCACTGTTCGCGAGGCGCTGCGCCAGGCATTGCAGGACGCAATGCAGGACGAGCGCGTCTTTATCATTGGCGAGGATATCGGGCACTATGGCAGCACCTATGGCGTTACCGCCGGTTTCCTCGAAAAGTATGGACCAGAACGCATTCGCGACGCACCCATCGCCGAGTCGGGCATTGTCGGTATCGCCATCGGTGCGGCGATGGTCGGCATGCGCCCGATCGCCGAGATCATGTCGGTCAATTTTTCGCTGCTGGCATTCGACATGCTCTTCAACCACGCCGCCAAAATCTATGCCATGTTCGGCGGCCAGATGACAGTTCCAATGGTGCTGCGCACGACGAACGGCTGGACGCAACTCTCCGCCACCCACTCACAGTCGTTCGATGTGTACTTTGCGCACATGCCGGGGCTTAAGGTCGTCGCGCCGGCGACCCCTTACGATATGAAGGGGATGCTGAAGGCGGCCATCGAAGACCCCGATCCGGTGGTCTTTATCGAGCATACGCTCATGTATACCGTCAAGGGCGATGTCCCGGAGGAAAGTTATACCGTTCCATTGGGCAAGGCGCGCCTGGCGCGCGAAGGGCGCGACATCACGGTCGTCACCTATTCGCGCATGGTCCATCTGTCGCAGCAGGCAGCCGAGATTCTTGCCCGTGACGGCATCGAGGTCGAGATTGTCGATCTGCGCACGCTACGACCGCTCGATATGAGCGTGGCGCTCGACAGTTTCAAGAAGACGAACCGCGCCGTGGTGGTGACGGAGGACTGGCAATCGTTCGGCACGAGCGCCGAGATTGCGGCGCGCCTGTATGAGTATGGCTTCGATTATCTCGATGCGCCGATTGCACGGGTTAACTTCCGGGAAGTTCCGATGCCCTACTCGAAGAATCTGGAGTTGCAGACTGTGGTGACGGTCGATCGGATCGTTGAGGCGATCCGTAAGACGCTGTCGTAG
- the pdhA gene encoding pyruvate dehydrogenase (acetyl-transferring) E1 component subunit alpha gives MAHNDDHTHASAGALPALLHDSGLDAATLINYYRQMVLIRRFEEKCQEMYTKARIGGFLHLYIGEEATAVGAISALRPEDHIFTHYRDHGHAIARGLDINALMAELFGKVTGCSKGLGGSMHFADASKNFWGGYAIVGSHLPLAVGVALGMKMQRRDSVVMVFFGDGATNGGEFYESLNFAQLWKLPVIFVCENNLYAMGTPLEVHSSVTEIYRKACAFDMKAERVDGNDVLVMRDAALRAVEYARSGRGPVLLEAMTYRFRGHSAQDTQKYRSKEDIERHRRNDPIARFRAMLVQEGIATEQQLRDIDRMIDDQVEAAVRFADESPEPGHEWITQTGVYAAPIAVNPPIHGE, from the coding sequence ATGGCGCATAACGATGACCACACACACGCCTCTGCCGGCGCATTGCCGGCGCTCCTGCACGATTCCGGGCTTGATGCCGCGACCCTGATCAACTACTACCGGCAGATGGTGCTCATCCGGCGCTTCGAGGAGAAGTGCCAGGAGATGTATACCAAAGCCAGGATCGGAGGCTTTCTCCATCTGTACATCGGTGAAGAGGCGACGGCGGTCGGTGCGATTTCCGCGCTGCGCCCGGAAGACCATATCTTCACCCATTACCGTGACCATGGGCACGCGATTGCCCGTGGGCTTGACATCAACGCGCTCATGGCGGAATTGTTCGGGAAGGTGACCGGTTGCTCCAAAGGATTGGGCGGATCGATGCACTTTGCCGACGCCAGCAAGAACTTCTGGGGCGGGTATGCGATTGTCGGCAGCCACCTGCCGCTGGCAGTCGGTGTGGCGCTTGGCATGAAGATGCAGCGTAGGGACTCGGTCGTGATGGTGTTCTTTGGCGACGGCGCCACCAATGGCGGTGAGTTCTACGAGTCGCTCAACTTTGCACAACTCTGGAAGTTGCCGGTAATCTTTGTGTGCGAAAACAACCTCTATGCAATGGGTACGCCGCTGGAGGTCCACTCGTCGGTGACCGAGATCTACCGCAAGGCGTGCGCGTTCGATATGAAAGCCGAACGGGTGGACGGCAACGATGTGCTGGTGATGCGCGACGCGGCGCTGCGCGCCGTCGAGTACGCGCGTTCGGGCAGAGGTCCGGTGTTGCTCGAGGCGATGACATACCGATTCCGCGGCCACTCGGCGCAGGATACGCAAAAGTATCGCTCGAAAGAAGACATCGAACGTCACCGACGCAATGATCCGATTGCCCGCTTCCGCGCCATGCTGGTGCAGGAAGGTATTGCAACCGAACAACAACTGCGCGATATTGATCGCATGATCGATGATCAGGTCGAAGCCGCCGTGCGGTTTGCCGACGAAAGCCCGGAACCAGGGCACGAATGGATTACGCAGACGGGAGTCTACGCCGCGCCAATCGCGGTCAATCCCCCCATCCATGGAGAATAA
- the rpsA gene encoding 30S ribosomal protein S1, translated as MEQQEQAATNHQQTNAAQSFGDAANGQSADQRDDRELMEQFLANPAHDYRNLQYGDTVDGIIMRVGRDEILVDIGAKAEGVVPAREMQSLSDDDRAALKPGDPLLVFVVQSEDKEGRATLSIDRARQEKSWRRLQQCYETGEIIEAKVINYNKGGLLVNLDGVRGFVPSSQVSGIGRGSEAQKQSEMARMVGQTLALKVIEINRNRNRLILSERQAAMDVREGRKGELLSALKEGDVREGVVTSVCDFGAFVDIGGADGLVHLSELSWSRVKHPSEILKPGDKVQVYVLSIDNERKRIALSLKRTQHEPWATVGERYHIGQMVEGVVTQLAPFGAFVRIEDGVEGLIHVSEMGDGRVQHPRDVLQEGDAVQARIIRIDPARKRIGLSMRQSSDDQIAHQSSDKEEESDADE; from the coding sequence ATGGAACAGCAAGAACAGGCTGCCACAAACCATCAACAGACGAACGCTGCCCAATCGTTCGGCGACGCTGCGAATGGCCAGTCAGCCGATCAGCGTGACGACCGGGAATTGATGGAGCAGTTCCTCGCCAACCCTGCTCACGACTACCGCAATCTTCAATATGGTGATACGGTCGATGGCATCATCATGCGCGTCGGTCGCGATGAGATTCTGGTCGACATCGGCGCCAAAGCCGAGGGTGTGGTGCCGGCCAGAGAGATGCAGTCGCTCTCTGACGATGATCGAGCGGCGTTGAAACCGGGCGATCCGCTGCTGGTCTTTGTTGTTCAATCCGAGGACAAAGAAGGTCGAGCGACGCTCTCGATCGATCGGGCGCGTCAGGAGAAGAGTTGGCGTCGCTTACAGCAGTGTTATGAGACCGGCGAGATTATCGAAGCAAAAGTGATTAACTACAACAAAGGTGGGCTGCTTGTCAATCTCGATGGTGTGCGCGGATTTGTGCCTTCCTCGCAGGTCAGCGGCATCGGTCGCGGCTCCGAGGCGCAGAAGCAGTCGGAGATGGCGCGCATGGTGGGGCAGACGCTGGCGTTGAAGGTGATCGAGATCAATCGTAATCGCAATCGGTTGATCCTCTCGGAACGCCAGGCTGCAATGGATGTGCGCGAAGGGCGCAAAGGTGAGTTGCTGTCGGCGCTGAAAGAAGGCGATGTTCGGGAGGGCGTCGTCACATCCGTTTGTGACTTCGGCGCGTTTGTCGATATAGGCGGCGCCGATGGGTTGGTGCATCTTTCGGAACTTTCCTGGAGCCGGGTCAAGCATCCGAGCGAGATTCTGAAGCCGGGTGACAAAGTGCAGGTGTATGTGCTCAGTATCGATAATGAGCGTAAACGGATTGCGCTCTCGCTGAAGCGTACCCAGCACGAGCCGTGGGCCACGGTTGGCGAGCGGTATCACATTGGCCAGATGGTTGAGGGTGTCGTGACGCAACTGGCGCCGTTCGGCGCATTCGTGCGGATTGAGGACGGGGTTGAAGGGCTGATCCATGTGTCTGAAATGGGTGATGGACGGGTCCAGCATCCGCGCGATGTGTTGCAGGAAGGCGATGCGGTCCAGGCACGCATCATCCGTATCGATCCGGCGCGGAAGCGCATCGGTTTGAGCATGCGCCAGTCATCCGACGATCAGATCGCGCATCAGTCATCCGACAAAGAAGAGGAGTCTGATGCTGACGAGTGA